The Lolium rigidum isolate FL_2022 chromosome 1, APGP_CSIRO_Lrig_0.1, whole genome shotgun sequence region AGAGCTAAACATCCTTACCAAATGAATTTGACAACTCAATAGCTACTAACCTTGTGAGATTGACTTGGCCTTGGCATTGGACTAAAAATATCAAATTATTCGATTTTAAACCTTTAaattatcctaattaaattttGGATAATCCATATCCATATGCTATTTGCTATACCACATCATATGCCGTATTCGGAGCACTACTTCGAAATCGGATACCTTATATATCAGATTCTTTAAAATCAGATATAGATACCTTAAAACGGTTTCGGGACCGATTTCAGCGCGAAATTATACTATCCATTTACAACCCTGACTAAAAAGTAGGTACTAATATGTAAACAGCCCAAAAAAGAACTAGGGCGGGGGAAGCACCCAACCATTCTCCCCAGTCCCCACACCGGCCGCCTCTTCTTcacttctccaaaaccctaaccccCAGAGATTCAGCCGAAGAACGCACTCTCGCTTCGCCTAATCCGCCGGCGAAACCTGACGCTCCGGGAGAGACGGACGGAACGAGGGCGCCCCCAGAGGTATGTCTGTTCTCGCCACCTAGTACATTCGTCGTTTATCGCTGCTGTCTGACCCTCGCCCTGGTAGCATTTGCTGGAATGAAAGAAGAAGGTAGACTGGTGTATTGTGATGTGCCTATATTGCTTCAATCAGAAGTCCACCGACTTATCTTGCAGAATCGTGAACGATTGGGTCAAATGCATGTCCTTTATTGATTCCAGTTAGAATATGAATTTGGGGTTTGTTCGGTGACTCGGCCAGATTTGGGTCCTTTTGGTCCTTTCATGATTAATGGGATCTGTATTTTCTTGTTTGTATGGATCAATTCCATCCAAGAGATAAATGCGTGACTTGTTTTCTTGTATATACATGTACTAACTCAGATAGTACCTGTGCAAATGTTGCAGGGACGGTCACCACAGCGCACCCCAAGCAAAGAGCAATGACATCAACCACAGAATCTTCATGCACAACCCAGACGGTGCAAGGCACACACCGGTTCCAGATCTGCCAGTTCAGCTACGGGAATGTTGGTGACAATGACTACATCCGCTCTGGAACCTTCAGTGTGGGGGGATTCGACTGGGTTATCGTGTACTGCCCAgacggcgatggcgtcgatggtgaGGAATACATATCGGTTTACCTGGAGTTGATGAGCAAGTATGCGGAGGCTTCGGCGCTCGTGGACCTGAGACTGATCAACCAGGTCACTGGAGAGGCGTGCACGATATGCGCGGAGAATGAGGTGCCAAACCAGTTCAGGTCTAGCAGCTTTGAAGAGGCTACCTGGGGGAGGGAAAAATTTATCAGCAAGCGTGCTTTGAAAGATTCGGTGTATCTTAAAGATAACtgccttgttattgaatgtgtcgtTACCGTGGTGAATGAACTTAGGGTGTCTGGAAACAAAGCATTCTATGAAATTGAAGTCCCTCCCCCAAATGCACTAGAGCATTTTGGCAAGATGCTCAAGGATGCGTCCAGGGCAGATGTGACCTTCAAGGTTCGAGGAGAAACGTTTCCTGCCCACAGGGCAGTGCTTTCTGCCCGGTCGCCGGTTTTCAAAGAGCAGCTCAGTGAACCCATGAAGGAGAACAAGATGCAGCATGTAACTATCGATCGCATGGAACCGGCGGTTTTCGAGGCTCTGCTCCATTTTGTTTACACTGATTCCTTGCCTACAATGGATGATCTTGACAGAGATGAAAAAGATGCAGTGGTCCAGCATCTACTTGTAGCAGCGGTTCAGTATGGTCTAGAGAGGCTGAAGCTCATGTGTGAACGCATCTT contains the following coding sequences:
- the LOC124690423 gene encoding BTB/POZ and MATH domain-containing protein 2-like; its protein translation is MTSTTESSCTTQTVQGTHRFQICQFSYGNVGDNDYIRSGTFSVGGFDWVIVYCPDGDGVDGEEYISVYLELMSKYAEASALVDLRLINQVTGEACTICAENEVPNQFRSSSFEEATWGREKFISKRALKDSVYLKDNCLVIECVVTVVNELRVSGNKAFYEIEVPPPNALEHFGKMLKDASRADVTFKVRGETFPAHRAVLSARSPVFKEQLSEPMKENKMQHVTIDRMEPAVFEALLHFVYTDSLPTMDDLDRDEKDAVVQHLLVAAVQYGLERLKLMCERILCMSLDVKNVAVILRLADRHNCWKLKEACVDFLVPSERIDDVMKTHDYETMKLFSPSPLADVWEKSRRSRRSSP